A single genomic interval of Spirochaetota bacterium harbors:
- the galE gene encoding UDP-glucose 4-epimerase GalE → MNILITGGAGYIGSHVAKQLLEDKNLKIKVDGLTIIDNLSTGNMYAINTLKNIAQQNNVSFKFIKADLKDFLLIEGIFQSINFDAIIHFAASIVVPESVRDPLKYYLNNTVNTTNLINLCIKYGVKYFIFSSTAAVYGEPEIIPIKEGFSPSPINPYGRSKLMSETVLIDAGKAYKDFKYVILRYFNVAGADPEIRLGQAFPDATHLIKIASETAVGKREKMFIFGTDYDTPDGTCIRDYIHVDDLSSAHLRALEYLQENDSDIFNCGYGQGYSVKEVIDVVKKVTNIDFKVEITGRREGDPAKLVADNSKITQKMGWKPIYNNLEFICKTAYEWEKKLLSIKL, encoded by the coding sequence ATGAATATTTTAATAACTGGTGGGGCAGGCTATATAGGTAGTCATGTTGCAAAACAGTTGCTTGAGGATAAAAACCTTAAGATTAAAGTTGATGGTCTTACTATTATAGATAATCTTTCTACTGGTAACATGTATGCTATAAATACATTAAAAAATATAGCTCAACAAAATAATGTAAGCTTTAAGTTTATTAAAGCAGACTTAAAAGATTTTCTTCTTATAGAAGGAATATTTCAAAGTATTAATTTTGATGCTATAATTCATTTTGCTGCAAGTATAGTTGTACCTGAAAGTGTTAGAGATCCTCTAAAATATTATTTGAATAATACAGTTAATACAACCAATCTTATAAACCTATGTATAAAATATGGTGTAAAATATTTTATTTTTTCATCAACAGCTGCAGTTTACGGGGAACCTGAAATTATTCCTATAAAGGAAGGCTTTTCACCATCACCGATTAATCCTTACGGTAGAAGTAAACTTATGAGTGAAACCGTCTTAATTGATGCTGGTAAAGCATATAAAGATTTTAAATATGTTATTTTAAGATATTTTAATGTTGCAGGTGCAGATCCAGAAATAAGATTAGGTCAAGCATTTCCAGATGCTACTCACCTTATAAAAATTGCATCAGAAACAGCAGTAGGTAAAAGAGAGAAGATGTTTATTTTTGGAACAGATTATGATACTCCTGATGGGACTTGTATAAGGGATTATATTCATGTTGATGATCTTTCATCAGCTCATTTAAGAGCTTTAGAATATTTGCAAGAAAATGATAGTGATATATTCAATTGTGGTTATGGACAGGGATATTCAGTTAAGGAAGTTATCGATGTTGTAAAAAAAGTGACTAATATAGATTTTAAAGTTGAAATAACAGGGAGGAGAGAAGGGGATCCAGCGAAACTTGTTGCAGATAATAGTAAAATTACTCAAAAAATGGGATGGAAACCTATTTATAACAATTTAGAGTTTATTTGTAAAACTGCTTATGAGTGGGAAAAGAAACTCCTTAGCATTAAACTTTAA